From Chryseobacterium gallinarum, one genomic window encodes:
- a CDS encoding SusD/RagB family nutrient-binding outer membrane lipoprotein — protein sequence MKKQLLNTLNKIALYSLLIGITASCSNENYGDDFNKDQYGIYSANYKSLLAGAIMNFGQNGGDRSNAYQMMPILFSQYQSQVVYTTEQTYGDTPGAWGRFYANQIINLNEIISAYSNNPSPEILLQGSAENMIGVSKIFRAIIMKRLTDTYGDAPFSEATKATSDIFLPKYDTQKTIYEGIISDLKSGRDMLNTTSTRPEGDILYYGDLNKWKKLANSVLLQATLQLSKKYPSATGYAATEFNSALSNSAGVIEKVSDEAWFTISPGNSYPNPLSDFRPADYRISRELVESMKGSGNAFNRTSNHTPDTRLTLYANSGTMSAVGLPYGYNSNDLAAAGYSTAGVTTISVKFRSNSSAINLMTAGYTYLNRAEAAAKGWTGEAVTNMLTQGIILNYNTLDTHYVLNTDAYSSTNPFGGTKITPNAAAYASARAADIATFGAERVIGEEKWIALFMNGFDAWAEFRRTGYPALLPAPSAVNGGVIPRRLRYPIEEVNFNNSNYLKGVQGLMPAEDKNTSKVWWDQ from the coding sequence AAAACAACTTTTAAATACACTAAATAAAATAGCCCTATATTCATTATTAATCGGTATTACTGCTTCTTGCAGCAATGAAAATTACGGTGATGACTTTAATAAAGATCAATACGGAATATACTCAGCGAATTATAAATCTTTACTAGCTGGTGCTATTATGAATTTCGGACAAAACGGAGGGGATCGTAGCAATGCTTACCAAATGATGCCTATACTATTTTCTCAATATCAATCGCAGGTTGTTTATACCACAGAACAGACTTATGGTGATACTCCGGGAGCGTGGGGAAGATTCTATGCTAATCAAATTATTAATTTGAATGAAATTATTTCTGCATATTCTAATAATCCTTCCCCGGAAATATTGCTTCAGGGAAGTGCAGAAAATATGATCGGAGTATCTAAAATTTTCAGAGCAATCATCATGAAAAGGCTTACCGATACCTATGGAGATGCCCCTTTTTCGGAAGCAACAAAAGCAACATCCGATATATTTCTCCCAAAATATGATACACAAAAAACGATATATGAAGGTATTATTTCAGATTTGAAAAGTGGAAGAGATATGTTAAATACTACATCAACACGTCCTGAGGGTGATATCCTATACTATGGAGACTTAAATAAATGGAAAAAACTGGCGAATTCAGTGTTGCTTCAGGCCACATTGCAGTTATCTAAAAAATATCCATCAGCAACGGGCTATGCTGCTACTGAATTTAATTCTGCCTTATCCAATTCAGCAGGGGTTATAGAGAAAGTATCGGATGAAGCATGGTTCACAATTTCTCCCGGAAACTCATACCCGAACCCTTTATCTGACTTTAGACCGGCTGATTATCGGATATCCAGAGAATTGGTGGAATCTATGAAAGGATCTGGTAATGCTTTTAACAGAACATCAAATCATACTCCTGATACACGCTTAACATTATATGCAAATTCCGGGACCATGTCTGCTGTTGGATTGCCATATGGTTATAATTCTAATGATTTGGCTGCCGCAGGATATTCAACAGCGGGGGTAACAACGATTAGCGTGAAGTTCAGAAGTAATAGCTCAGCTATTAACCTAATGACAGCAGGATATACCTACTTAAACAGAGCTGAAGCTGCAGCAAAAGGCTGGACCGGTGAAGCAGTCACAAATATGCTGACACAAGGAATTATACTGAATTATAATACTCTGGATACCCATTATGTTTTAAATACTGATGCCTACAGTTCCACCAATCCTTTTGGGGGAACTAAAATTACTCCCAATGCCGCAGCATATGCAAGCGCCAGAGCTGCTGATATAGCAACATTCGGTGCAGAAAGAGTAATAGGTGAAGAAAAATGGATTGCCTTATTTATGAACGGGTTTGATGCATGGGCTGAATTTAGAAGAACAGGCTACCCTGCCTTATTACCCGCACCAAGTGCTGTGAATGGAGGAGTAATTCCAAGAAGACTGAGATATCCGATAGAGGAGGTTAATTTTAATAATTCCAATTACCTGAAAGGAGTACAAGGCCTGATGCCGGCTGAGGATAAAAATACTTCAAAAGTTTGGTGGGATCAATAG